A region from the Peromyscus eremicus unplaced genomic scaffold, PerEre_H2_v1 PerEre#2#unplaced_706, whole genome shotgun sequence genome encodes:
- the LOC131901945 gene encoding LOW QUALITY PROTEIN: serine/threonine-protein kinase PLK1-like (The sequence of the model RefSeq protein was modified relative to this genomic sequence to represent the inferred CDS: substituted 1 base at 1 genomic stop codon), whose amino-acid sequence MKAAAKAGKLARAPADLRKARVQGDAGPSAPVAAPLLKKIPEVLVDKSSRRLYVRGCFLSKAGFVKCFEISDPDTKEVFAAKMVPKSLLTPSQKEKLFKEISIHRSLSHQHIIGFHSVFEDSEFVFVILELCRERSLLELHKRRKALTQLEARYYLRQIILGCQYLHHNQVIHRNLRLSNVFLNEDLDVKIGGFGLATKVEYEEEQMKTFCSPQNFIAPEAVRLGSFEEDVWSIGCIMYTLLVGKPPFETPFEKETYLRMKPNEYSVPKHINPVAASLIQKMLQAKPAARPTIEELLKDEFFTSGYIPAHLPITCLSIPPRLSVAPSGLDPISRKPLMILEKGVERPLPDRPWEKEEPVVWGTSEAIECHLSDMLQQLTRVNASKPSERRQVRQEEAEDPACIPIFWVSQWVDQSMKYGLGYRLCDNSTGALFNDSTCLVLYNDGDSLQYIDHDGMESYPTMSSHPDSLMKKVTLLQHFQSYMNEHLQKAGANMKAGANTTPREGDELARLPYLKKWLRTSRAIILHLSNGTIQINFFQDHTKLILCPMMAAVTCISKNXDFHTYCLSLLEEYGCCEELGRQLCYAHTMVDRLLSSKSTSSRLEDNP is encoded by the exons GTCCCAGTGCCCCAGTGGCCGCCCCACTGTTGAAAAAGATTCCAGAGGTCTTAGTGGACAAAAGCAGCAGGCGCCTTTATGTAAGGGGATGCTTTCTGAGTAAAGCAGGCTTTGTCAAATGCTTTGAGATCTCAGACCCAGACACAAAAGAGGTGTTCGCAGCCAAGATGGTGCCTAAGTCTTTGCTCACACCCTCCCAGAAGGAGAAGCTGTTCAAAGAGATTTCCATTCACCGCAGCCTCTCACATCAACACATCATAGGCTTCCACAGCGTTTTTGAAGACAGTGAATTTGTGTTTGTGATTTTGGAGCTTTGTCGGGAGAGG tccCTCCTGGAGCTGCACAAGAGGAGGAAAGCCCTGACCCAGCTGGAGGCACGCTACTACCTAAGGCAGATAATTCTAGGCTGTCAGTACCTGCACCACAATCAGGTCATTCACAGGAACCTTAGGTTGAGCAACGTCTTCCTGAACGAGGATCTGGACGTGAAAATAG GGGGTTTTGGGCTGGCAACCAAAGTGGAGTATGAAGAGGAACAAATGAAGACCTTTTGTAGCCCCCAGAACTTCATAGCTCCCGAAGCGGTGAGACTGGGAAGTTTTGAGGAGGATGTATGGTCCATCGGGTGCATCAT GTACACCTTGCTAGTGGGCAAGCCACCTTTTGAGACCCCATTCGAAAAAGAAACCTACCTCCGGATGAAACCAAATGAATACAGTGTTCCCAAG CACATCAATCCCGTTGCTGCCTCCCTCATCCAGAAGATGCTCCAGGCAAAACCTGCTGCCCGCCCCACCATTGAGGAGTTGCTCAAAGATGAGTTCTTCACTTCTGGCTATATCCCTGCCCATCTGCCCAtcacctgcctcagcatcccaccAAGGTTGTCAGTGGCTCCCAGCGGCCTGGACCCCATCAGCAGGAAGCCTCTCATGATCCTCGAGAAAG GTGTAGAGAGACCCTTGCCTGACCGTCCCTGGGAAAAGGAGGAGCCAGTGGTTTGGGGGACAAGTGAGGCCATCGAGTGCCACCTCAGTGACATGCTGCAGCAGCTGACCAGGGTCAATGCCTCCAAGCCCTCAGAGCGAAGGCAGGTGCGGCAAG AGGAGGCTGAGGATCCTGCATGCATCCCCATCTTCTGGGTCAGCCAGTGGGTAGACCAATCAATGAAGTATGGACTTG GGTATCGGCTCTGTGACAACAGTACAGGAGCACTCTTTAATGACTCAACATGCCTCGTCCTCTACAATGACGGCGACAGCCTCCAGTATATAGACCATGATGGAATGGAGTCTTACCCCACCATGAGCTCCCACCCTGACTCCTTGATGAAGAAG GTCACTCTCCTCCAGCATTTCCAAAGTTACATGAATGAACACCTGCAGAAGGCAGGGGCCAACATGAAGGCAGGGGCCAACACCACACCCCGGGAAGGTGATGAGCTGGCCCGGCTGCCCTACCTGAAAAAATGGCTCCGCACAAGCCGCGCCATCATCTTGCACCTCAGCAATGGCACTATACAGATTAATTTCTTCCAG GACCACACCAAACTTATTCTGTGCCCCATGATGGCAGCTGTGACCTGCATCAGCAAGAACTAGGACTTCCACACATACTGCCTGAGCCTTCTGGAGGAATATGGCTGCTGCGAGGAACTGGGTAGACAGCTGTGCTATGCCCACACCATGGTAGACAGGCTGCTGAGCTCAAAGTCTACCAGCAGCAGACTCGAGGACAACCCCTAA
- the LOC131901944 gene encoding nitric oxide synthase-interacting protein-like, protein MTRHGKNCTAGAVYTYHEKKRDAAASGYGTQNIRLSRDAVKDFDCCCLSLQPCHDPVVTPDGYLYEREVILEYILHQKKEIARQMKADEKQRAARREEQKQLQQAAAQDQVRGFLEKEAAIVSRPLNPFMPKAATLPNTDGEQPGPRVGPPGKDKNKALPSFWIPSLTPEAKATKLEKPSRTVTCPMSGKPLRMSDLMPVHFTQLDDSGDRVGLITHSERYVCAVTRDSLSNATPCAVLWPSGAVVTLECVEKLIQKDMVDPVNGDPLTERDIIVLQRGGTRFAGSGVKLQAELSRPVMQA, encoded by the coding sequence ATGACACGGCATGGTAAGAACTGTACTGCAGGGGCTGTCTACACCTACCATGAGAAGAAGAGGGACGCAGCGGCCTCAGGCTATGGGACCCAGAACATCCGACTGAGCCGGGACGCCGTGAAGGACTTTGACTGCTGCTGTCTCTCACTACAGCCCTGCCATGATCCTGTGGTCACCCCAGATGGCTACCTGTATGAACGGGAGGTGATCCTGGAGTACATCCTACACCAGAAGAAAGAGATTGCCCGGCAGATGAAGGCCGATGAGAAGCAGCGAGCAGCCCGGAGGGAAGAGCAGAAACAGCTTCAGCAAGCTGCAGCCCAGGACCAAGTTCGAGGCTTCCTGGAGAAGGAGGCAGCCATCGTGAGCCGGCCCCTCAACCCCTTCATGCCCAAAGCTGCCACCTTACCCAACACAGATGGTGAGCAGCCAGGGCCCAGGGTGGGTCCCCCAGGCAAGGACAAGAACAAAGCGCTGCCCAGCTTCTGGATTCCCTCACTGACGCCTGAGGCAAAGGCCACCAAGCTGGAAAAACCATCTCGCACTGTGACCTGCCCGATGTCTGGGAAGCCTCTACGCATGTCGGACCTGATGCCAGTGCACTTCACGCAGCTGGACGACTCTGGAGACCGCGTGGGACTCATCACACACAGTGAGCGCTACGTGTGTGCTGTGACCCGAGACAGCCTGAGCAATGCCACACCATGTGCAGTGCTGTGGCCCTCTGGGGCTGTGGTCACCCTGGAGTGTGTAGAGAAACTGATCCAGAAGGACATGGTGGACCCGGTGAACGGGGATCCGCTGACAGAACGTGATATCATCGTGCTGCAGCGCGGCGGTACCCGCTTCGCAGGCTCAGGAGTGAAGCTACAGGCAGAGCTGTCTCGGCCAGTGATGCAAGCCTGA